One genomic window of Arachis hypogaea cultivar Tifrunner chromosome 8, arahy.Tifrunner.gnm2.J5K5, whole genome shotgun sequence includes the following:
- the LOC112708143 gene encoding protein-tyrosine sulfotransferase isoform X2 encodes MDPALKLCALLVLNLLVNDAFASDFGHCERVVKSWAYTSLDNEIREDKHTLGDLLFFLHVPRTGGRTYFHCFLKKLYPNSLECPRSYDKLRFDPSKPKCRLLVTHDDYSITSKLPKARTSVVTILRDPVDRVFSMYEFSIEVAARFLVHPNLTSATQMTLRLRSKTKGVSTLDIWPWKYLVPWMRQDLFERRDARRRNGQHIIEKDDYYDMEDFAMPLYEYINHPAARDIVHNGATFQVAGLTNNSYLAEAHEVRHCVQKYKILGKYVLQVAKKKLDNMLYVGLTEEHRESATMFANVVGAQVISQLNAPNTTLELVDKTEQSSVLDFDPDSSEHQNSTSETVASEVTSSDSGEATKLKMSAKELMDAYEGCISNLRKAQSSRRIASLKGISPVNFTKEARLRVSEDVLQEIRSLNDLDLELYEYARAIFDKQHKATMRMFTERWDNISSNASEITFWKFLPLAITFAFLIFVSLLIVNVRRRTLKIK; translated from the exons ATGGATCCTGCTCTCAAGCTCTGTGCTTTGCTGGTTCTTAATTTATTAG TGAATGATGCTTTTGCAAGTGATTTTGGGCACTGTGAGAGAGTTGTTAAGAGTTGGGCATACACTTCCCTTGATAATGAAATCAGGGAGGATAAACACACGCTGGGGGATTTGCTGTTCTTCCTCCATGTGCCTAGGACGGGAGGGCGGACATATTTCCACTG TTTCTTGAAAAAATTGTATCCCAACTCTCTGGAATGCCCTCGCTCTTATGATAAGTTGCGCTTTGATCCAAG CAAACCAAAATGCAGGCTGTTAGTTACACATGATGACTATAGCATAACATCCAAACTTCCAAAGGCGAGAACTTCAGTTGTTACCATACTTAGGGATCCGGTAGATCGTGTCTTTAGTATGTATGAATTTTCAATAGAGGTTGCAGCTAGATTTTTGGTGCATCCCAACTTGACATCTGCAACACAAATGACTTTACGCTTGCGCTCTAAGACCAAAGGAGTTAGTACACTGGATATCTGGCCATGGAAGTATCTGGTTCCATGGATGCGGCAAGATCTTTTTGAAAGG AGAGATGCAAGGCGCAGAAACGGACAGCATATAATAGAGAAGGATGATTATTATGACATGGAAGATTTTGCAATGCCATTATATGAATACATCAATCATCCTGCAGCCAGGGATATTGTACATAACGGAGCCACATTCCAA GTTGCAGGTTTGACGAACAATTCTTATCTGGCAGAAGCACACGAAGTGCGCCATTGTGTACAGAAGTACAAGATTCTTGGCAAATATGTGCTACAAGTTGCAAAG AAGAAACTGGATAATATGTTATATGTTGGTCTTACTGAAGAGCATAGAGAATCTGCAACTATGTTTGCAAATGTGGTTGGTGCTCAGGTTATATCACAGCTTAATGCTCCAAACACTACCCTGGAGCTTGTTGATAAAACAG AACAGAGTTCAGTTTTGGATTTTGATCCTGATAGCAGTGAACATCAG AATAGTACCTCAGAGACAGTAGCAAGTGAGGTTACTTCAAGTGACAGTGGTGAAGCAACAAAGTTGAAG ATGTCTGCTAAAGAGCTCATGGATGCTTATGAAGGCTGCATCTCTAATTTACGCAAGGCCCAGTCAAGCCGGCGTATCGCTTCTTTGAAGGGGATTTCTCCAGTGAACTTTACTAAGGAg GCACGGCTTCGAGTTAGTGAAGATGTTCTCCAAGAGATACGGTCTCTTAATGACCTGGACTTAGAGCTTTACGAGTATGCAAGAGCCATTTTCGATAAACAACATAAAGCTACAATGCGGATGTTCACTGAG AGATGGGACAATATATCAAGCAATGCCTCTGAAATCACTTTCTGGAAGTTCCTTCCATTGGCAATTACTTTTGCCTTCCTCATTTTCGTATCGCTACTAATTGTAAATGTGAGAAGAAGAACGTTGAAGATTAAGTAA
- the LOC112708143 gene encoding protein-tyrosine sulfotransferase isoform X1 has product MDPALKLCALLVLNLLVNDAFASDFGHCERVVKSWAYTSLDNEIREDKHTLGDLLFFLHVPRTGGRTYFHCFLKKLYPNSLECPRSYDKLRFDPSKPKCRLLVTHDDYSITSKLPKARTSVVTILRDPVDRVFSMYEFSIEVAARFLVHPNLTSATQMTLRLRSKTKGVSTLDIWPWKYLVPWMRQDLFERRDARRRNGQHIIEKDDYYDMEDFAMPLYEYINHPAARDIVHNGATFQVAGLTNNSYLAEAHEVRHCVQKYKILGKYVLQVAKKKLDNMLYVGLTEEHRESATMFANVVGAQVISQLNAPNTTLELVDKTEQSSVLDFDPDSSEHQNSTSETVASEVTSSDSGEATKLKMSAKELMDAYEGCISNLRKAQSSRRIASLKGISPVNFTKEARLRVSEDVLQEIRSLNDLDLELYEYARAIFDKQHKATMRMFTEQRWDNISSNASEITFWKFLPLAITFAFLIFVSLLIVNVRRRTLKIK; this is encoded by the exons ATGGATCCTGCTCTCAAGCTCTGTGCTTTGCTGGTTCTTAATTTATTAG TGAATGATGCTTTTGCAAGTGATTTTGGGCACTGTGAGAGAGTTGTTAAGAGTTGGGCATACACTTCCCTTGATAATGAAATCAGGGAGGATAAACACACGCTGGGGGATTTGCTGTTCTTCCTCCATGTGCCTAGGACGGGAGGGCGGACATATTTCCACTG TTTCTTGAAAAAATTGTATCCCAACTCTCTGGAATGCCCTCGCTCTTATGATAAGTTGCGCTTTGATCCAAG CAAACCAAAATGCAGGCTGTTAGTTACACATGATGACTATAGCATAACATCCAAACTTCCAAAGGCGAGAACTTCAGTTGTTACCATACTTAGGGATCCGGTAGATCGTGTCTTTAGTATGTATGAATTTTCAATAGAGGTTGCAGCTAGATTTTTGGTGCATCCCAACTTGACATCTGCAACACAAATGACTTTACGCTTGCGCTCTAAGACCAAAGGAGTTAGTACACTGGATATCTGGCCATGGAAGTATCTGGTTCCATGGATGCGGCAAGATCTTTTTGAAAGG AGAGATGCAAGGCGCAGAAACGGACAGCATATAATAGAGAAGGATGATTATTATGACATGGAAGATTTTGCAATGCCATTATATGAATACATCAATCATCCTGCAGCCAGGGATATTGTACATAACGGAGCCACATTCCAA GTTGCAGGTTTGACGAACAATTCTTATCTGGCAGAAGCACACGAAGTGCGCCATTGTGTACAGAAGTACAAGATTCTTGGCAAATATGTGCTACAAGTTGCAAAG AAGAAACTGGATAATATGTTATATGTTGGTCTTACTGAAGAGCATAGAGAATCTGCAACTATGTTTGCAAATGTGGTTGGTGCTCAGGTTATATCACAGCTTAATGCTCCAAACACTACCCTGGAGCTTGTTGATAAAACAG AACAGAGTTCAGTTTTGGATTTTGATCCTGATAGCAGTGAACATCAG AATAGTACCTCAGAGACAGTAGCAAGTGAGGTTACTTCAAGTGACAGTGGTGAAGCAACAAAGTTGAAG ATGTCTGCTAAAGAGCTCATGGATGCTTATGAAGGCTGCATCTCTAATTTACGCAAGGCCCAGTCAAGCCGGCGTATCGCTTCTTTGAAGGGGATTTCTCCAGTGAACTTTACTAAGGAg GCACGGCTTCGAGTTAGTGAAGATGTTCTCCAAGAGATACGGTCTCTTAATGACCTGGACTTAGAGCTTTACGAGTATGCAAGAGCCATTTTCGATAAACAACATAAAGCTACAATGCGGATGTTCACTGAG CAGAGATGGGACAATATATCAAGCAATGCCTCTGAAATCACTTTCTGGAAGTTCCTTCCATTGGCAATTACTTTTGCCTTCCTCATTTTCGTATCGCTACTAATTGTAAATGTGAGAAGAAGAACGTTGAAGATTAAGTAA